The genome window ATTTGAAGCTACAGCATCTTGTAAGCCAGGTAGTCCTGCATGGAGAAGGGAATGGGCAGCGTGTACACCTGCTGGGTGGGCATGACTCGCCGCAGGGTCATGCGGCACAGGTGCTGGAGGCTCGCCACGCTACGCGGGCATGCCCAGAAGTGCACGCTGCCATCACGAGACCTGTGAGGTAATAGATACAAAACACGTTAAGCAGTCAGTAAAACTGTGACGCCAaatttaaagcattaaaaaatgGGGACCTTTTGTCATCCAGCATAATCTCAACCGCTGAACATCATGTACAAGTGACGTTCtctcaaaacaagaaacaaagaaatattCTCACCCAGCAGATAAGACACTCCCGTCAGTAGAAAAGGCACAACAGAGGCCATTAGTAAGAGGGGCGACTGCTTGAGGACTCTTCTCGCTTATGCTCCAGAACCGCACCAGCCTGAAGAAAAACACAGTTGTGGACTTCAGTATTCACACATCATTCTGATGTCTtacaaatgtcattttaaaaaacatacaaagTTCAAGggtcatgtttaaaaatgtgaaacattttgaaatgacaGTCTTTCAGTTCATGCCAAAGAATTAGACTAAAACCAGTCTAAGATGaattcataaatatttacaaactcCATTTTACATACTTTTGAAAGGTTTGGGATTGCTTACTCATTCTTGTCAAAACTGGAATAACACAAACTGAATTACGGGAACTATGCTGTCACTATGCTGAACTTACAAAAATGTGTTCTTGACATTCGATCAGAAAACCTCTGGTAgcgctttattttacagtactgtttcccatgtacatactgtaaatataataactaggtactaaccctgaacctacccctaaaactaaacttataccatgtagttaccttatactacccagtacgttcttaggtaagtacacatactgtaaaataaagttcaACCAAACTTCTTACGAGGTGGAATGAAAGTGTAATATGCAAAACATCTCACATGCTAAGGAATGTAACTTTTTTCGGGGcagtccgccattttgtagagCACAAATGGCTTCATTTTTCTTAAGAGTTTCCACTGAGTCCCGAATCGGCAGGAGGCGTGTCAAAGTGAGCAGAAAATGGGCGCCTCATAGTGATTAATGGGTGTCATATGAGAGGCATGTGATCTTTCCCAGAAAGAGGCTCTGTAAAGAATCACACTCCTTATCGCTCTCCGCTAGCTCCCTGCACCCAAAACGTTTTCAAAAGCAAATGAGCAACTGTTAGCACACGATCTAAGATCGGGAGCGAGATCTTTATAGGGCAGCCGAGCGGGCAGGTTGTTATCTCACCTGTCATCGGTGACGCTGGCAATGTGCCGACCATCATGACAAAAGGCAACGGAGCGAACCCATCGATCATTTGCTCCACCCGCGAATATGGGAGAGGGGGGAGGGAAGAGATGCCTGTAGGTGGAAAAACAACATGAGCTTCAAAAAGACCTAGTacagcaaacaaagaaaaagaccaaggcaaaaaagtgttttaccCCAGCTCGAGCAGAACGGTGGCCGTGTGAGGGTCCCACACTATGACTCGAGTGTCGTAGGACGCCGTGGCCAGCAGGGCCCCGTCGGGCGAGAACTCGCAAGAAACCACGTCATTATGATGACCTTCCATCTTACGGATCAGCGTGTACTTATCCATGTTCCACAGGAACACCTGTAATGCAAGAAACACCTGTTATAACCTAGTGCACCATTGCGGAAATACAATCAAAATGTCAAAGCCATCATGTTTAACAAGTCAGACAGAGAATTTAGCTCAAATTAAATAGCAAGATCACTATGTGCTCAGTGTCATTTCTAGAACAATCTTTAAAGCGCTACAACCAAACCCAGAATAACTGCAAGTAGCGCATGCCGTTAAGACAGCAAGGCTTGGTTCAAAATGCCAAATCAATGCATGAATCTCTACAGAGCAGCTTGCATGTAAATACTACAGTGTACATAAATTACATTAACAGTACAtcaataatacatttccataaaCTACTACaaaatgtggtaaaaataaatacaaacaagtAGTAACTTAAGGTAACATAATGTTAATCCACTGGTATCCCCTTTCAGTTTTAGTTCACTTGAGTTTACAATAGGCGTGCACCGCGTCGGTGGAGGCCTACGAAGAGACACAGATGCTGCAAGAGAAGAGAACATTTGATGGCCAAAAGGTTGACGCCTTCGGCAAGCACAGAATACAGAAACATGTGACAACTGCAAACTCAATGAAAATCAGCATTGAGATTTCCTACGGCTTATTTTGCTCCAGCACAATGCTTCGCACATTTTCAGAAAGTTTAAGATGTTCAAGAAATTCAATGGACGATGTTTAGTGAAGGTTTATATTTAGCAAACATCCTGGTTTACCCTCCACGCGTTGGTTTTAGCTATAGACATTGCACTTGAGCAAAAGtacatttcaataaatatttgcTGATTAAACATTCTGCTGTTGGTAGAGTAACTACAATGCTAAGTTTACAAAGATaatcttcctgtttttttcTAACATGGCAAAGTGGGAGGAAAGGGCTTCAGTGTATAAGAGAACTGCCGGCAAACAGAGTTAAGCAACGTCAGATATTTTGTATGAAAAAGTTCTTTATATTTTAGCCACGGTGTTGTTAGTGCGAATGCAAATACGAAACATCATTGAACGGTTCGCTAAAGCTCTCAGGCATATGCCGAGGCAAAGAAACAGGCTCACATATTATGCCATtagaaacataaaataaaaatctttcaaCGGTTAAATGTAATTTGCATTGGAAAGATTGCTTTTGGTGCCTCTGTGGTTGTGCCAATGACGCAACAAGGAACTGTCAAATTACAAAACTGACACAAATTTCACATTGGCTGCAGAGTAAAATCAGACTGGCGTTATCGTACTGTAGGCAGTCTACAGAGACACAACGAGCCCTTTCATTGCTCACACATCCCAACAATGCTCCTAATCCACTCCCCCCTAACTACTAACCCAATTACAAAAGACTCTGAGCAGAGCTTTTGTGCAAGTCGAACTGAACAGCGTTCGAGCGCTGCAGCTCAAAAACACATGGGTGCCGTGAGTTCGGCTAACTAAGGCGCTAAATGAGTGGGGGGGCTCTGTTTCTACTGGCTGGCTCGTGTAAACATACAGCAGACACAATGCCTAGAGCCTTTATAAACTGGATAGCGttagagggaagagaggataaATGTGAAGGGAATTCTACTGAACATAAAGATGGATAAGAGAATGAAGTGGGGGGGTCTCACTGCCAGATAAGTCAACGGTTTAGAGACAGGAAGTGAGGACTGCGACAGCAGAGGTAGACAGACATGGAGCAGAACCTACGTACAGGAAGCCCGTTCGAGCAGGAGGCATGGAAGCCCCTGGGGCGTGGGCACATGAGCGTCCAACGGGGGCTGCGATGGCAGCCGTTCCCCGCGCGGTCCGCACCGGCTACTCTAAATGTCAGCGCGGCGCTTCCCTCAAAATCACTCAAACACAGAGCTTGCCACCACCTGGGACAGGGAAAGCAAGACACTTATGGACACAAACAACTGTACACTTCAACCACTGCAGCCTGCTCATGGGACGAGAGTTAACTAGGAGCTGGAAGCACTCGGGAGCTGGTCTTTGGAACTTTGGTACTTCTGGAATGCTTTTCTTGGTGTGATGCCATAAGGGCTTATGCATGTAGGTTTAGAAGAAAcctattaaaaacacttttggctccaaaatgagataactgttcaaaaatcatgtttattatgtttttattgtgttttattgtgttagttagctgcatttttttagttactatggcttaaatcaaaacaaaccacctgAAGTTTGAATgctattaattggaatgcacaataaaaaaaacatgatttttgatttttttttaaacgggctatctcattttggaaccaaactcttcacttGGTAATCTGTTTAATACTGTTTTGAATCTAGAAGCTGCTGTTAGTGGCTTCACAGCTTTGCAAAGGTCACAAGATGTTCGCGTTTCTACCATCTACATTTGCATATTCACACatctattcaaataaaaataaaaaactaaagctACAGGCAGAGTTTGTACAAGTAGATTATGACACCGAGCATTATGATATATAGACTTATTACTCTTTGATTGGTCCTAACAAAAACAGAGCAAAGGTAACAAACAGGAACAGTAATAAACGAGAACTGAACACGTACCGATTTGCCTGCGCCCACGGAACAAAGGACAGACGAATCGGGCGAAAACGCACTGCAGTAGACCCAGTTTTGATGGCCTCGTAGTACTTTCACCATGTTACCTATTAAGAGCACAAAAATAGATCATAAGCCACAGTGAAACCTTTAAATAATTTGATTATGTACTGTTATCGTGTGTCTACAatgagaacaaaaaaaatatacttTCATATCATGGCCTGAAAGTGGACTCTGGCCAACATTCCTCATCGCTTTATTAAAACAAGCAAGCAAATAAAAGATTGCGAATACATGGAGTTCAAAATGGCTTGCATAAAATGAGTCTTGTGTGGTTTTTAGTAGTAAGTTTGTGCTAGAATTTTGCAAGAGGAGGAGGGAATATCAGCAAACATTCTACTGGATGTGGCATCAAATTGTTTTTCAACCCTTTTCCGGAGTACTGGAATGCTTGAGTGGGCGTGCacattagggctgaaacgataaactctattcatgttacagggctctcaagtctcacgcattcaccgtgagtcatgcgcattttagtctgttcacacgctcacacgtatttctcatgctgataaataactgatagcttattgaaatggtgaactgctattttacttagttttagtctattttgcgagtgaaacttgttttgcggctgcattgagtccatcaaactagatgcggacttgtggatgccgaatcctgttatttacacatgtcatctgtctgttctgcacgtctgagtgaatgaactgcacagtttaacgtgctacacgcgtgatgctcatgaatttgtctgcgtctgcgctgaatgaggacatgaacacatgaacttcacctccagagttgctctgagagtttatttcacgaacatgttattgtttgagtgaagaaacagacatactaaaaaataagcgtcttccaacaacctgccaaaataaaagtcataggctatatattactatttaatagtaaaaaaagaaacaaactaatttatataaactaaatgcctcatgcataagctgaagttagttgtttacctttgaaattattctttctatttctatttttattcatgtttcttatttgtattatattgcattttgaatttaatatggcaatggaatgtactaaatgggtttagttttcacacatattaatgtatgcaatttcagcaataaaaactttaattgttctaaaaaggaaacaaattagttgttttactcattttaagagacccgtcttattttctcttgtatatctagtattgctttttaataaagaaaaagtacttattatccgaatacccgattaatcgatggaaaatctgtAGAcaactcgattagtaaaagaatcgatggTAACActattttacggtgcccttgttacacacgttacatgtttttactatagtatttactaaacattatgcataattacaagTAACTGCCCCTAAACCacaccctaatcctaaccctgaccctatagtaagtacatgtagttaattatcattactcagtacttaaatgtgtAATTACACTGTAAGACGGAcactaaaataaagtgtaaccgaatcgatagctgcagccctagtgcACATGCTCGACTTTATCTgttggagagaaagaaaacTCAATTTGCAGGAAGGTTATAGAGTTTCAGCTGCAATTAGATACTTTGCCTTAATGTGTTGATATAAGAAAATACTTGTCTTTACAAAATGCAAAAGCTAAATGTGGCCCTCACCATCATCTTTAAGGTCCCAAACACGTAGAGTCTTGTCTCTTGAGGCAGAAACCAGCATTAAACTCCCATCTGGGGCAAATGTCAAGTCCCGCACAATGTCTGTGTGGTCCATCAGGTTCAACAAAAGCTTTCCTGTGCATGAGAAAACAACAAGATCACTCACTGTTTATGGTACAAAGTCCATGTTAATCGATTCAAACTGCGTCAACCTTGCATCTAGATCAACATCCCACCATTGTATCTTGGGACTACATAAAGACCTGGCAAAACAATTGCACCATTTCATTTTCAACtactattttgttttcttgtataAACAACATTTGTAGCTTCTTCAGGAAAGCTTAGGTAGATATCAAAAGGGAGCTTTGCATTACAGTCACACGAGCCATCACTTCTTCATGAATGAAATGATAGCTTCGAGGTATCCAGAAATACAATGACTTCCACCTGCTAAGATAATCCGCTTTAAATCCCCATAATTTGTTTTTCTAGTCACATTCTTTACACCCATTTATAGAAATGTAATTGAGCCTTTAGTAACATGGCTTATTCAAGTGTTCGCTAAGTTGGGGTGAGTGACAAGACCTGTCAAGATACTGTACATTACCCTGCTATCAGATTTCTCAAATGACTTCTAAAAGAAGTGGAGGAGGAGTCTCACACCCTGAAATGAGTCAACTGAGTGAACTTATGGCACTGCGGGTTCAGTGAGAAGGGAGGTGGAGTTATCCATCGAGCAAAACATCTCTTACCCCTCGAAGCAACCAATGACGGTGGTTGTACAGGACCTTCCCACCTATTAATACATTCGGCAGCtggcaaacaaataaatatataatgggGAGGAGCTGCCTGCTTTCGTCTACAGTCGAACAACTACCTCTTTGTTTTATACCAAGAGCAATATAGACAAACAAAGGGCGTTGAGCTGTTGTGATCAATAAAATACAGTGAAAGCATACTGGAGACAAACCCCCAGTAGAGACTCAAGAAATCAATGAAAAAACATCCAAAGTGTTTGTTACTGGTGACGGTCAGTAAATGTATACAACATCTTTCCATGGGCAAAAATAAACAGGCATTGCTATGAAAAGTAGGGCTAAAAATATCAGTTTCAACACCTTATATAACCACCTCTCTccctcacacatacacatacacgcaTACAAACTGAAAACAGGAACCAGGCAGGCGTGTTGAGGGAATGACTGCAACTTTTATTGCACATTTACTCAATAGCACAGAAAGTTCTGGAAAGAAACGGACGGTGTCTATTTTATACATACAATCTTGAATGACGTggcattaaaacaacaaaaaagaactGCCCGTTTTATAAATGGTGTTACCTCTTAAGATTATGTCATTGCGGTAACCTTCAATCTAAACTCCTCAAAGACTATTAAACGGCTATTGATAAACTTTTAGTTGCGAAACACTTGAATTAATACCAACCAAATTAGATTAGCCCTTGACGTTTCACTAAGTGTGAACAAACCCACTCACCGGTATAGACGTCCCAGATTTTGATGCGCCCATTGTTGAGCCCAGTGGCGAGAAGCAGCTGGTCCTGGCCGAACTTGAAGCGATGCCATTCGATGTTCACGCATCGGCTCTGCTTCTCAGGAACGGAGGAACCAAAGGCCAGACCCCACACAATGTCACCGCAATCGATGGTGTGTTCTCTGGGCTCGCCTGGTAGCAGACTGCCCTCGCTGTTTTGCCGGGAGAACCGGCGAGGACCTGTGCTGCTTGGCTGATCTTCCTTGCTTACAGAACTGAGGGAAAAAGAACAAGAGTGTAATGGTGCCGTGTTGGTATTACGCTCTTTAACgtcaaaggggtcatatggcacgaatacgtgtttttctgtgtctttggtgtgttataagtagggctgtcaaaattaacgcgttaataacacgttaacgcaaattccttttaacggcactaattttattaacgtgcgattaacgcagcgcgcattttctgtttgacgcttggccttgcccgtagtttgagaaagtaaacgatgcagcagcaaacagaaatggagaaataaataggtcttctgaacgtaaaattcatatataaaacgatgtctgatggttctgtcgacaagactaacgtgatctgcatttattgttgatgtgaattaagctatcaccgcagcacgtcgagtttaaaatatcacttgacgcgaagcatacaactgacgcagagagctctcctcctcgcggcagaccacactagattgttttcagcagagacggatggacaactccacaagcaacagactcaccacatcgatagctaaatgggtggctacagcatgtaggccagttaatgtagtggaggacgagggtctacttgaaattattcgcatcgcatctaacgattacacatatgaactaccttcgagagccactgttacaagcaagattcacgactcttacgaagaggagaaagcgaaagtcgaggaggcgataagacagacaaacacggttgcgctcaccagagattagtggacttccctcagtaaccatagctacctgggggtcacGGCTCATTATATTGACACACACTGGACACTTCTattcgaaggcgagtaaatgatgactttcctgtggctcagtggttagagcatggcactagcaacgccaaggtcatgggttcgaacccaggggattgcacatagtcagaaacacatgtataatacaatgcaatgtaagtcgctttggatagaagcatctgccaaatgcataaatgtaaatgacagaattttcatttttgagtgaagtatcactttaagtataTTTGTAAACGCTGTGAAAGTGAAATGCTGTGGAGATTACCCATAAACTTTGACCCATATAACATCACTTGGCCAATTCTACGGCATGTGTTAAAACCCAGCCTCAGTGTAGCCCGCGACAAGGTCTTCTTTATAAAAGTTATCAAGCCTGGGAAAAGTAAGAGGAACTGAAACGCAACAATGCCTGCCACGTGTCCACTACTGCTTTTAATGGCACGGCAGCTGCTGTTTGGTTTTAGCATTACAGCAAGTTCCATAAAAtcttaaatctttaaaaaataacagattgtcgtactaaaatatttttaatgttagaATACATGTCGTCTTGTAAATAAAAGTCTGAATTGTATTtggttaaagtgacagttcacccaaaaataaacactctgtcatcatttactcaccctcttgtcatttcaaacctgtatggctttctttcttttgcagaagacaaaagaagatattttgaagaaagttggtaaccaaacagcactggcccccattcacttctattatatggacCAATaataaccaatgcaagtgaatgggggctagttaacaacactcttcaaagaatcttcttttgtgttctgcagaagagagaaagtcatacgggatgacagaatttttatttgtgggtgaactatcacttttaaaGTCATAGGTTTAGTTtaatatcataaaaaataagaattacaCAAACTGCACAAATTTTGTGTACAATAAACACATGGTGCCCTTTGTGCAAATTTACTAAACTAAACTTACTACACTTTCAGATCTAAAACTGAACAGTTTTATAATGCCATACTTCTCTTTTATGGACACAACATGCATAAAGTTTAACATCCAGCTCTTAAATAACTACCTTGTAAAagttttactttactttattaCACCACACTTTGTTGCATATATTTTCGGACAATTTTATGACTGTGTACATAttaatggaaaaaaacaaagaatcaCAGCTAATATCATTGAAGCAGATGGACGACTCATTTTATTTCGAACCCCTGAGCCCAAAACTGAGACCTTAACAACTTGCATCAAGCaaataaaaagcacaaaaaaaggCTGTTCTAGTGGAGGCATGCAGCCAATAGCCATG of Triplophysa rosa linkage group LG14, Trosa_1v2, whole genome shotgun sequence contains these proteins:
- the wsb1 gene encoding WD repeat and SOCS box-containing protein 1, which encodes MASFPDFVNENEIGKATFIGELLPPVAPFDQKSGRETWTVAFAPDGSYFAWSQGHRIVRLVPWKKCLASFSVSKEDQPSSTGPRRFSRQNSEGSLLPGEPREHTIDCGDIVWGLAFGSSVPEKQSRCVNIEWHRFKFGQDQLLLATGLNNGRIKIWDVYTGKLLLNLMDHTDIVRDLTFAPDGSLMLVSASRDKTLRVWDLKDDGNMVKVLRGHQNWVYCSAFSPDSSVLCSVGAGKSVFLWNMDKYTLIRKMEGHHNDVVSCEFSPDGALLATASYDTRVIVWDPHTATVLLELGHLFPPPSPIFAGGANDRWVRSVAFCHDGRHIASVTDDRLVRFWSISEKSPQAVAPLTNGLCCAFSTDGSVLSAGSRDGSVHFWACPRSVASLQHLCRMTLRRVMPTQQVYTLPIPFSMQDYLAYKML